The proteins below are encoded in one region of Candidatus Thiodiazotropha sp. LNASS1:
- the pmbA gene encoding metalloprotease PmbA, with protein sequence MEQRKGELQQLVEDLLSEAERLGATAAEAAVSSNAGLSLTVRLGETETIEHTRDNGLGVTVYFGHRKGSASTSDLSPQAVKETVEAACNFARYTSEDPCSGLADAELMASDNPDLDLYHPWRQSVEEAIELAIRCEDAARDYDPRIVNSEGASLNSHDGLHVYGNTHGFMGGYPSSRHSLSCAVVGKQNESMQRDYWYTLSRQSTRLDTPEAVGRMAAERTLARLNARQLPTQQAPVLFQADVAVGLLRSFIGAIRGSALYRKASFLLDHLGKPVFPEFVTIHEEPRLARGLASAAYDNEGVATCNREFVRQGVLDSYVLDSYAARKLGMRTTGNAGGVRNLRINSGELDREGLLRTMDRGLVVTELMGQGVNMVTGDYSRGAAGFWVEGGEIQYPVEEITIAGNMREMLTGLLQVGSDVETRSSIQTGSWLIDRMMIAGE encoded by the coding sequence ATGGAACAGCGCAAAGGGGAATTGCAGCAATTGGTCGAGGACCTGCTGAGTGAGGCTGAGCGCCTTGGGGCAACGGCCGCAGAGGCAGCGGTAAGCAGTAATGCCGGCCTTTCGTTGACGGTGCGTCTCGGTGAGACGGAGACCATCGAACATACCCGTGACAACGGCCTGGGTGTGACTGTCTATTTCGGTCACCGCAAGGGCAGCGCGAGTACCTCTGATCTGAGTCCGCAGGCGGTCAAAGAGACGGTGGAGGCGGCTTGTAATTTTGCCCGTTATACTTCGGAGGATCCCTGCTCCGGCCTGGCCGATGCGGAATTGATGGCGTCCGACAACCCTGACCTCGATCTCTACCATCCCTGGCGGCAGAGCGTAGAGGAGGCGATTGAGCTGGCAATCCGTTGTGAAGACGCAGCGCGTGATTATGACCCGCGTATCGTCAATTCGGAAGGCGCCTCGCTGAACTCCCATGACGGCCTGCATGTTTACGGCAATACCCATGGTTTCATGGGTGGCTATCCCTCGTCCAGACACAGCCTGAGCTGTGCTGTGGTTGGCAAACAGAATGAAAGCATGCAGCGTGACTACTGGTATACCCTGTCACGCCAATCGACACGGTTGGATACACCAGAGGCGGTTGGCAGGATGGCTGCGGAACGGACCCTGGCGCGGTTGAATGCCAGACAGCTGCCGACACAACAGGCGCCGGTACTGTTTCAGGCGGATGTGGCAGTGGGATTGTTGCGCAGTTTCATTGGCGCCATTCGGGGTTCCGCCCTCTACCGCAAGGCAAGTTTTCTGCTCGACCATCTGGGTAAACCTGTGTTTCCCGAATTCGTCACAATCCACGAAGAACCCCGTCTGGCCAGAGGACTGGCCAGTGCGGCCTATGACAATGAGGGGGTGGCGACCTGCAACAGGGAGTTCGTACGCCAGGGTGTGCTCGACAGCTATGTGCTCGACAGCTATGCGGCACGAAAGCTCGGCATGCGGACCACAGGCAATGCAGGAGGTGTGAGGAACCTGCGTATAAACAGCGGTGAATTGGACCGGGAGGGTCTACTCAGGACGATGGACAGGGGGTTGGTAGTCACTGAACTGATGGGGCAGGGCGTCAATATGGTAACCGGCGACTACTCCCGGGGAGCCGCCGGCTTTTGGGTGGAGGGTGGCGAAATACAGTACCCTGTGGAAGAGATCACCATTGCCGGAAACATGCGTGAAATGCTGACGGGTTTGCTGCAGGTGGGTAGCGATGTGGAGACCCGCAGCAGCATTCAGACCGGCTCCTGGCTGATCGACCGCATGATGATCGCCGGCGAGTAG